The Flavobacteriales bacterium region GGGTGTCGAGATCTTCATCCAAGCATTGTGCGACTCGCCTTTGAAGTCACTCATATTGACTCCGTCCGCAGCATTCTTCAAGCTGACTCCTTCTTTTTTGGCTGATTCGAAGTCATCGGCCACCAAGGCGTCTTTGAGCTTCAAATAGGCTTGGATCAGCTCGGCCAATTCCGTTTTGGTCGCAGCAGCTATTGTGCCTGCCACTTTTGGCTGGGATGGACTGCTCTGGGCCGACATTTCACCATGATCGTGTCCTGTCATCACCTTGCCTCCATCTGGATTCATCATACTCGGTTTACCAGCCAATTGAGCCGCAGCGTCTATACTGAATGTGCCGCTCACAGCGATCTCTTCACCTGCTTTCAGTCCTTCTTCGACCACGAATGAATCGCCCATGGCCATACCCAATCTCACTTCGCGTAGCTGGAAACTGACTCCTTTTTCAGTAGGAGTGCGCACGTAGACTACCGAGCGTTCTCCCGTCCACATCACAGCAGACTTGGGCACGGTCAATTTGGACTCCATGCTTCCCTGAGGGCTTGCCACCGATCCTGTCACGAACATCTCAGGCTTGAGCCTCTTACTCGAATTGTTGAATGAGACCCTTGCTTTCGCAACCCGTGTCTTTTGATCGATCACTGGGTCGATGAAATCAATCTTCCCTGTGAATTCTTCTCCCGGCAAAGAAGCCACTTGAAAGGTGACTTCGCTACCGACTTTCACCTGAGAGATGTCCTGTTCGTAGACATCGAATAGTATCCAGAGCCGAGATAGATCGGCCACTTCATACAGGATTCCACCGCGACTCACGTAGTCTCCTTCGTTGACTTTCTTCTTCAAGACCACACCTCCTTGATCGGCATAGATGGGTAAGGTTCCGCTGGCTTCACCACGCTCAAGTATCGCATCGATCTGCGCATCGCTCATCTTCCAGTTGCTGAGCTTGGATCGCGCAGCAGCGAGGAGTTGAGGGTATTCGGCTTTGAGTCGATCCGCCTCCAATAATTCTTCTTGAGTGGTCACGAGTTCTGGAGAGTAAACACGCCCTACCTGTGCTCCTCTGCGCACCATCTCACCAATGAAATCAATGTTCAGCTCCTCCAAGCGGCCGGAGATATGACTGCTTTGTGAGTGTACTTTACGTTCATCGACCTGCACCTTGCCATTCAAACGTAGATCCATGCTAGCCGTGTCGTTTCCAACGATCATGGTGCGCACATCGGCCAGCTGCATAGCTGTGGGCGACATACGTATGTCCATTGCTGA contains the following coding sequences:
- a CDS encoding efflux RND transporter periplasmic adaptor subunit gives rise to the protein MNNTRKKIVLIAFATLILGFLLGRMMNSGAEKTATEQSGDVQSTSDWTCSMHPQIRQPEPGDCPICGMDLIPVSSDSEDEGSAMDIRMSPTAMQLADVRTMIVGNDTASMDLRLNGKVQVDERKVHSQSSHISGRLEELNIDFIGEMVRRGAQVGRVYSPELVTTQEELLEADRLKAEYPQLLAAARSKLSNWKMSDAQIDAILERGEASGTLPIYADQGGVVLKKKVNEGDYVSRGGILYEVADLSRLWILFDVYEQDISQVKVGSEVTFQVASLPGEEFTGKIDFIDPVIDQKTRVAKARVSFNNSSKRLKPEMFVTGSVASPQGSMESKLTVPKSAVMWTGERSVVYVRTPTEKGVSFQLREVRLGMAMGDSFVVEEGLKAGEEIAVSGTFSIDAAAQLAGKPSMMNPDGGKVMTGHDHGEMSAQSSPSQPKVAGTIAAATKTELAELIQAYLKLKDALVADDFESAKKEGVSLKNAADGVNMSDFKGESHNAWMKISTPLNKTLEHIEHMQDIEAIREIFKPLSAQMVELAKTFDPMDDTIYEEFCPMADDNTGGNWLSLEKEIRNPYFGSKMLKCGKVVNEFNP